The DNA region GGATGTTCCTGCTGTATTGGTTGAAAATAAACCCTTCGCCAGCAGCACATGAACAAGTTTCGTCAGGTGAGTAAATCAAATATTTATTGACTTAGGTCACCAGATACTTTAACCAATATAGACATACAGCACAGACAGATAAAAATTACAGAGTACACAACATCCATGAAACGCATCAGCATCACCATTACCACAACCATCACCATTACCACAGGTAACGGTGCGGGCTGACGCGTACAGGAAACACAGAAAAAAGCCCGCACCGAACAGTGCGGGCTTTTTTTTCGACCAAAGGTAACGAGGTAACAACCATGCGAGTGTTGAAGTTCGGCGGTACATCAGTGGCAAATGCAGAACGTTTTCTGCGGGTTGCCGATATTCTGGAGAGCAATGCCAGGCAGGGGCAGGTAGCGACCGTTCTTTCTGCCCCCGCTAAAATTACCAACCATCTGGTGGCGATGATTGAAAAAACCATCGGAGGTCAGGACGCATTGCCCAATATCAGCGATGCCGAACGTATTTTCGCCGAACTGTTGACTGGACTCGCCGACGCCCAGCCGGGCTTTCCGCTGGCGCAACTGAAAGTGTTTGTTGAGCAGGAATTTGCCCAAATCAAGCATGTGCTGCATGGGATCAGCCTGCTCGGACAGTGCCCGGACAGCATTAACGCCGCGCTCATCTGCCGTGGCGAAAAGATGTCGATCGCCATCATGGCGGGGTTACTGGAAGCACGCGGCCACCACGTTACCGTTATTGATCCGGTCGAAAAACTGCTGGCGGTGGGACACTATCTTGAATCCACTGTCGATATTGCCGAATCGACTCGTCGCATCGCCGCCGGACGTATTCCCGCTGACCACATGGTGCTGATGGCCGGTTTCACCGCCGGTAATGAGAAAGGCGAACTGGTGGTGCTGGGGCGTAACGGTTCTGATTACTCAGCTGCGGTTCTGGCTGCCTGCTTACGTGCCGACTGCTGTGAGATCTGGACGGATGTCGACGGTGTTTATACCTGCGACCCGCGTCAGGTGCCTGATGCCAGGTTACTGAAGTCGATGTCTTATCAGGAAGCGATGGAGCTCTCCTATTTCGGCGCGAAAGTGCTACACCCTCGTACCATTACCCCCATCGCACAGTTCCAGATCCCTTGCCTCATCAAAAATACCGGTAACCCGCAGGCGGCAGGCACGCTGATCGGCGCCAGTCGCGATGAAGACGATCTGCCGGTGAAGGGGATTTCAAACCTCAACAATATGGCGATGTTCAACGTCTCCGGTCCTGGTATGAAAGGGATGGTGGGGATGGCGGCGCGTGTGTTTGCGGTGATGTCCCGCGCGGGAATTTCCGTCGTACTGATTACCCAGTCTTCTTCTGAGTACAGCATCAGCTTTTGTGTGCCACAGGCAGACTGTGCCCG from Citrobacter amalonaticus Y19 includes:
- the thrL gene encoding thr operon leader peptide, with amino-acid sequence MKRISITITTTITITTGNGAG